The following are encoded in a window of Telmatobacter sp. DSM 110680 genomic DNA:
- the scpA gene encoding methylmalonyl-CoA mutase, with amino-acid sequence MRPDFSKIAFKVDAITGSVVRSDEWLSPEHIAIKRSYTREDLVGLEHLEYAAGLPPYLRGPYSTMYVMQPWTIRQYAGFSTAEESNAFYRRNLAAGQKGLSVAFDLATHRGYDSDHERVTGDVGKAGVAIDSILDMKILFDQIPLDRMSVSMTMNGAVLPIMAFYIVTAEEQGVPLEKLSGTIQNDILKEFMVRNTYIYPPAQSMRIVGDIFRYCALKMPRFNCISVSGYHMQEAGATADLELAYTLADGLEYLRTGVKAGLSVDDFAPRISFFWGIGMNHFMEIAKLRAARVLWAKIVKRFEPKNPKSLVLRAHSQTSGWSLAAQDPYNNVVRTCVEALAAALGHTQSLHTNALDEALALPTEFSARIARNTQLYLQHETGITRVIDPWAGSYYVERLTHELMHAAWDLIEEVEELGGMTKAIEAGIPKMRIEEAAARRQANIDSGKDVIVGVNMHRASEEPQIPVLDIDDAAVRAAQVARLEQLRLEREPEAVGAALQLLNECAVSGNGNLLECAVNAARARATLGEITSALEKVWGRYEAVTRSIAGVYSAASANALEFQKARDMVIEFEREEGRRPRILVAKMGQDGHDRGAKVIATALADIGFDVDIGPLFQTPREVARFAVDSDVHVVGVSSLAAGHKTLVPALIEELRTLGHEEIAVVVGGVIPPQDYEFLYHSGVAGIYGPGTVIPVAAQHMLQLLSGCRVGGD; translated from the coding sequence ATGCGTCCGGATTTCTCAAAGATCGCCTTCAAAGTAGACGCGATAACTGGTTCCGTAGTGCGGAGCGACGAATGGCTTTCGCCGGAACACATTGCGATCAAACGGTCCTACACGCGGGAGGATCTCGTGGGACTTGAGCATCTCGAATATGCTGCCGGGCTGCCACCCTACCTGCGGGGACCGTACAGCACGATGTACGTCATGCAACCGTGGACAATCAGACAATATGCGGGCTTTTCTACCGCGGAGGAGTCGAACGCCTTCTATCGTCGCAACCTTGCTGCCGGACAGAAGGGTCTCTCGGTCGCGTTCGATCTCGCCACGCATCGCGGATACGACTCCGACCATGAGCGCGTGACAGGAGATGTCGGCAAGGCGGGTGTTGCTATCGATTCGATCCTCGACATGAAGATCCTCTTCGATCAGATTCCATTGGATCGGATGTCCGTATCGATGACCATGAACGGCGCGGTACTCCCCATCATGGCCTTCTATATTGTTACGGCCGAGGAGCAAGGAGTTCCTCTTGAGAAACTGAGCGGAACGATTCAGAACGACATTCTCAAAGAATTCATGGTGCGGAACACCTATATCTACCCGCCTGCGCAATCTATGCGCATCGTGGGCGATATCTTCCGCTACTGCGCGCTCAAAATGCCGAGGTTTAATTGCATCAGCGTGAGTGGTTATCACATGCAAGAGGCCGGAGCCACTGCGGATCTGGAATTGGCGTACACGCTGGCAGACGGCCTCGAGTACCTGCGTACCGGAGTCAAGGCCGGTCTTAGTGTAGACGACTTCGCGCCGCGCATTTCATTCTTCTGGGGCATCGGCATGAATCATTTCATGGAGATTGCCAAGCTCCGCGCCGCACGCGTACTGTGGGCAAAAATTGTGAAGCGCTTCGAACCAAAGAATCCAAAATCCTTGGTTCTACGCGCACACAGCCAGACTTCCGGATGGAGTCTGGCGGCCCAGGATCCCTACAACAATGTGGTCCGCACCTGCGTCGAAGCACTCGCCGCGGCTTTGGGGCACACGCAGTCGCTGCATACCAATGCACTCGATGAGGCACTTGCTCTTCCTACAGAGTTTTCCGCGCGGATTGCCCGGAATACGCAACTCTATCTACAGCACGAAACCGGAATCACGCGTGTGATCGACCCATGGGCCGGTTCGTATTATGTGGAACGTTTAACGCATGAGTTGATGCATGCAGCATGGGATCTTATCGAAGAGGTCGAAGAGCTGGGAGGAATGACCAAGGCGATTGAAGCCGGTATTCCCAAGATGCGGATTGAGGAAGCAGCAGCACGCAGGCAGGCAAACATCGACTCTGGCAAAGATGTGATCGTGGGAGTCAATATGCACCGTGCGTCAGAAGAACCGCAGATCCCGGTTCTCGACATTGATGATGCTGCGGTGCGTGCTGCCCAGGTCGCACGGTTAGAACAACTGAGGCTTGAACGCGAACCAGAAGCGGTCGGGGCGGCGCTGCAACTCCTCAATGAGTGCGCGGTTTCTGGGAACGGCAACCTGCTCGAATGCGCTGTAAATGCTGCCCGTGCCCGAGCAACGCTCGGGGAAATTACTTCGGCTCTTGAAAAAGTCTGGGGGCGCTACGAGGCTGTTACGCGGTCGATTGCGGGGGTCTATTCCGCCGCCTCTGCTAATGCGCTGGAGTTTCAAAAGGCACGCGATATGGTCATCGAGTTCGAACGGGAAGAGGGACGAAGGCCACGCATCCTTGTAGCCAAGATGGGGCAGGATGGACACGATCGCGGTGCCAAAGTGATTGCGACGGCATTGGCCGACATTGGCTTTGACGTGGATATCGGTCCCCTTTTCCAGACTCCTCGAGAGGTAGCTCGCTTTGCCGTGGATAGCGATGTCCATGTCGTTGGTGTGTCCTCGCTGGCTGCTGGTCACAAGACACTGGTGCCGGCGTTGATCGAGGAACTTCGGACGTTGGGCCACGAAGAGATCGCCGTTGTGGTGGGCGGTGTGATTCCGCCGCAGGACTATGAATTTCTCTATCACTCTGGCGTCGCGGGAATATACGGTCCGGGCACAGTCATTCCAGTGGCCGCACAGCACATGCTTCAACTTCTTAGCGGGTGCCGCGTTGGGGGCGACTGA
- the meaB gene encoding methylmalonyl Co-A mutase-associated GTPase MeaB → MHVSKRERRVSSATYVEGILRGDRSVLARAITLTESSRATDRQIADEILEGCLSASGNSIRVGVTGIPGAGKSSLIEALGKHLITERGEKIAVLAIDPSSQLSGGSILGDKTRMTFLAASEMAFIRPSPSRGAHGGVAQNTRDAILLCEAAGFRNILVETVGVGQAEAAVGGMVDFLMLVTLAGAGDELQGIKRGLMELADVVVVNKADGDNIKSAETARTEAASALHLLPASPSGWTSRAMCCSAHSGRAVADLWSCILEHDAITKASGWFYRTRQDQARRSMHDSIEIGLMQMFRSNPAVQQSMLELEQRVLAGSINASSAVRELLALFASK, encoded by the coding sequence ATGCATGTCTCAAAACGCGAGCGGAGGGTTTCCTCAGCGACTTACGTCGAAGGTATTCTCAGAGGCGATCGCTCCGTGCTGGCCCGCGCCATCACGCTGACTGAAAGCTCGCGTGCCACTGACCGGCAGATCGCCGATGAGATTCTCGAGGGATGCTTGTCTGCGAGCGGAAACTCGATTCGCGTAGGAGTTACCGGAATTCCCGGCGCAGGCAAGAGCAGCCTGATCGAAGCTCTCGGAAAGCATTTGATTACTGAACGCGGCGAGAAAATCGCCGTGCTTGCGATTGACCCCAGCAGCCAACTCAGCGGAGGAAGCATTCTGGGCGACAAGACGCGGATGACCTTTCTTGCGGCTAGCGAGATGGCGTTTATTCGCCCCTCCCCATCGCGCGGCGCTCATGGAGGTGTGGCGCAGAACACGCGCGATGCAATCTTGTTGTGTGAGGCGGCCGGCTTCCGAAACATTCTGGTTGAAACGGTGGGCGTTGGCCAGGCGGAAGCTGCCGTTGGCGGCATGGTCGACTTTTTGATGCTGGTCACGCTCGCGGGAGCAGGAGATGAACTGCAGGGCATCAAACGCGGGCTGATGGAGTTGGCTGATGTAGTCGTAGTCAACAAAGCCGATGGTGACAATATCAAATCCGCCGAAACAGCGCGCACTGAAGCAGCAAGCGCATTGCATTTACTGCCCGCTTCGCCCTCCGGCTGGACGTCGCGCGCGATGTGCTGCTCGGCGCATAGTGGACGAGCTGTGGCTGATTTGTGGTCATGCATCCTCGAGCACGACGCCATCACAAAAGCTTCAGGCTGGTTTTACCGCACGCGGCAAGATCAGGCGCGTCGCTCGATGCACGACAGCATTGAGATTGGATTGATGCAGATGTTTCGCTCCAATCCAGCCGTTCAGCAGAGCATGCTTGAGCTTGAACAGAGGGTGCTTGCCGGAAGCATAAATGCCTCCTCTGCGGTTCGCGAACTGCTTGCGCTTTTCGCATCTAAATAG